A DNA window from Engraulis encrasicolus isolate BLACKSEA-1 chromosome 3, IST_EnEncr_1.0, whole genome shotgun sequence contains the following coding sequences:
- the tmed7 gene encoding transmembrane emp24 domain-containing protein 7: MTDSRRVGTWLQVLCAQLLCGWALASELTFELPDNAKQCFYEDIIIGTKCTLEFQVVTGGHYDVDCRLEDPDGTVLYKEMKKQYDSFTFTAAKNGTYKFCFSNEFSTFTHKTVYFDFQVGDDPPLFPNENRVTALTQMESACVSIHEALKSVIDYQTHFRLREAQGRSRAEDLNTRVAFWSIGEAIILLVVSISQVVLLRSFFSDRKTTTTRVGS, from the exons ATGACTGATTCTCGCCGTGTAGGGACGTGGTTGCAGGTGCTTTGTGCCCAGCTGCTTTGTGGATGGGCGCTTGCATCTGAACTCACATTTGAGCTCCCCGACAACGCAAAACAATGTTTTTACGAGGACATTATCATCGGCACGAAATGTACACTGGAGTTTCAG GTGGTCACCGGGGGCCATTATGATGTGGACTGTCGTCTGGAGGACCCCGACGGCACCGTGCTCTACAAGGAGATGAAGAAGCAGTATGACAGCTTCACCTTCACCGCCGCCAAGAACGGCACCTACAAGTTTTGCTTCAGTAACGAGTTCTCCACCTTCACACACAAGACTGTCTACTTTGACTTCCAAGTGGGAGACGATCCCCCGCTTTTCCCCAACGAAAACAGAGTCACCGCCCTCACACAG ATGGAGTCTGCGTGCGTGTCCATCCACGAGGCGCTGAAGTCGGTCATCGACTACCAGACGCACTTCCGCCTGCGAGAGGCCCAGGGCCGCAGTCGGGCCGAGGACCTGAACACGCGCGTGGCCTTCTGGTCCATCGGCGAGGCCATCATCCTGCTGGTGGTCAGCATCAGTCAGGTGGTGCTGCTGCGCAGCTTCTTCTCGGACCGCAAGACCACCACCACCCGCGTCGGCTCCTAa
- the LOC134446247 gene encoding protein fem-1 homolog C-like — MDLKTAVFNAARDGKLRLLQKLLENKSDPEVTKLMSEKTNGATPLLMAARYGHLELVEYLLECCCASVEIGGSVNFDGETIEGAPPLWAASAAGHLKVVQSLVGHGASVNNTTLTNSTPLRAACFDGHLDIVKYLVEHKADLEVANRHGHTCLMISCYKGHKEIAQYLLEKGADVNRKSVKGNTALHDCAESGSLEILRLLLDYGARMERDGYGMTPLLSASVTGHANIVDFLVQHPLTPPAERADALELLGATYVDKKRDLLGALQHWRQALELRHHHHHVDHHPYHHHHAVNLPLPKSRAEQLVAAYDFAVEASSEEELEALISDPDGMRMQALLIRERVLGPAHPDTSYYIRYRGAVYADSGNFSRCVALWSYALDMQQRHLEPLSPMTASSLLSFAELFSFMLQDRAKGLLGTSVSFHDLMAILGKSVLEIERAIKQQTSAASSSGAAGSLTTTVAPATNTSPSSSVPDPAQLSKALSIILHLICLLEKVPCTSEQDHLKKETIYRFLKLRPCGKNGSSPLHLAADRATTCVGRYPVCRFPSLQVAAVLLECGADVNCRDAQDNSPLHVAASNQQPELMRLLIDRGTHFDSTNAARQTACDLLGQKELARSLIQPVNHTTLQCLAARAIVHHGLVYQGNIPQRLEDFVLLHR, encoded by the exons ATGGATTTAAAAACGGCTGTTTTCAACGCTGCCAGAGATGGGAAGCTCCGGCTGCTCCAGAAACTACTGGAAAACAAAAGTGACCCCGAGGTCACGAAACTTATGTCGGAGAAAACAAACGGGGCAACACCGCTGCTCATGGCCGCTCGATACGGACATCTCGAACTGGTGGAATACCTTCTGGAGTGCTGTTGTGCCTCAGTCGAGATTGGGGGATCTGTAAACTTTGACGGCGAAACGATAGAAGGGGCTCCGCCGTTATGGGCGGCTTCAGCCGCTGGCCACTTGAAGGTGGTGCAGTCGCTAGTAGGTCATGGAGCTTCTGTAAACAACACAACCCTTACCAACTCCACGCCTCTTCGAGCCGCTTGTTTTGACGGACATCTCGACATTGTCAAGTACTTGGTGGAGCATAAAGCAGACCTCGAGGTGGCCAACAGACATGGGCACACGTGTCTAATGATCTCCTGTTACAAGGGCCACAAGGAGATTGCCCAATACCTGCTGGAGAAAGGCGCAGATGTCAACAGAAAAAGTGTAAAAG GTAACACAGCTCTGCACGACTGCGCAGAGTCTGGCAGTCTGGAGATCCTCCGGCTACTTCTGGACTACGGTGCCCGTATGGAGCGCGACGGCTACGGTATGACGCCACTGTTGTCCGCCAGTGTGACCGGCCACGCCAACATTGTGGACTTCCTGGTCCAACACCCACTCAC GCCGCCGGCAGAGCGTGCGGATGCGCTGGAGTTGCTGGGTGCCACCTATGTGGACAAGAAGCGCGACCTTCTGGGTGCCCTGCAGCACTGGCGCCAGGCCTTGGAGctccgacaccaccaccaccacgtcgaccaccacccctaccaccaccaccacgccgtCAACCTGCCGCTGCCCAAGTCACGTGCCGAGCAGCTGGTGGCGGCCTACGACTTTGCGGTGGAG GCGAGcagcgaggaggagctggaggcccTGATCTCGGACCCGGACGGCATGCGCATGCAGGCGCTGCTGATCCGCGAGCGGGTGTTGGGGCCCGCCCACCCGGACACCTCCTACTACATCCGCTACCGCGGCGCCGTCTACGCCGACTCGGGCAACTTCTCGCGCTGCGTGGCGCTCTGGAGCTACGCGCTGGACATGCAGCAGCGGCACCTGGAGCCGCTCAGCCCCATGACGGCCAGCAGCCTGCTCTCCTTCGCCGAGCTCTTCTCCTTCATGCTGCAGGACCGCGCCAAGGGCCTGCTGGGCACCTCCGTCTCCTTCCACGACCTCATGGCCATCCTGGGCAAGAGCGTGCTGGAGATCGAGCGGGCCATCAAGCAGCAGACCTCCGCGGCTTCCTCGAGTGGAGCGGCCGGCTCACTAACCACGACTGTAGC CCCTGCGACAAAtacttccccttcctcctcggTGCCGGACCCGGCCCAGCTGAGCAAGGCGCTCTCCATCATCCTGCACCTGATCTGCCTGCTGGAGAAGGTGCCCTGCACGTCGGAGCAGGACCACCTGAAGAAGGAGACCATCTACCGCTTCCTGAAGCTGCGGCCGTGCGGCAAGAACGGCTCCAGCCCGCTGCACCTGGCGGCCGACCGCGCCACCACCTGTGTGGGCCGCTACCCTGTCTGCCGCTTCCCCTCGCTGCAG GTCGCCGCCGTCCTCCTGGAGTGCGGCGCAGACGTGAACTGCCGCGACGCGCAGGACAACTCGCCACTGCACGTGGCGGCCTCCAACCAGCAGCCGGAGCTGATGCGCCTGCTGATCGACCGCGGCACGCACTTTGACAGCACCAACGCCGCGCGGCAGACGGCCTGCGACCTGCTGGGCCAGAAGGAGCTGGCGCGCAGCCTCATCCAGCCGGTCAACCACACCACGCTGCAGTGCCTGGCCGCCAGAGCCATCGTCCACCACGGGCTGGTCTACCAGGGCAACATACCCCAGCGCTTGGAGGACTTTGTGCTTCTGCACAGATAG